A part of Sinorhizobium chiapasense genomic DNA contains:
- a CDS encoding Lrp/AsnC family transcriptional regulator, which yields MIVQENHRALDPIDIAILETLQEDGRIAISELGRRVGLSQPATSERVKRLEERGFILGYGARVDPAALGLGMMAVIRLRTTHENIRPCLKQFAEMPHIVEVLRLTGEDCFLLKVLVPSPGELETIVDAIARFGAVTTSLVLRAEPPKPIGRALLQRR from the coding sequence ATGATAGTGCAGGAAAATCATCGTGCGCTCGATCCAATCGATATCGCCATCCTCGAAACGCTGCAGGAGGACGGGCGCATCGCGATTTCGGAACTGGGGCGACGGGTGGGGCTCTCTCAGCCGGCAACGTCTGAGCGCGTCAAGCGGCTGGAGGAGCGCGGCTTCATCCTCGGCTACGGCGCCCGCGTTGATCCCGCCGCGCTTGGATTGGGCATGATGGCAGTCATCCGGCTGCGTACGACGCATGAAAACATCCGGCCATGCCTCAAGCAGTTCGCCGAGATGCCACATATTGTCGAAGTGCTGCGGCTGACCGGGGAGGATTGTTTTTTGCTGAAGGTGCTCGTGCCATCGCCCGGAGAACTGGAGACGATCGTCGACGCGATCGCCAGGTTCGGGGCGGTGACGACCTCGCTGGTACTGCGCGCGGAGCCGCCGA
- a CDS encoding RBBP9/YdeN family alpha/beta hydrolase, with product MTSIIILPGIGGSGEAHWQTLWEKENSRMQRFRPTNWDEPDLTDWISALERSVAAVPAPPILVAHSLACLLVAHWQQASTLPVAGAFLVAVPDPQGAAFPNEAKSFANPPTEAFRFPSLIVASADDPYGTLDYACARARQWRSRLVEIGARGHINGASGLGDWPEGSSLLTEFAAECAPERTV from the coding sequence ATGACGAGCATCATCATACTGCCCGGGATCGGCGGCTCGGGCGAGGCCCACTGGCAGACGCTCTGGGAGAAGGAAAATTCGCGCATGCAGCGGTTCCGGCCGACGAACTGGGACGAGCCGGATCTCACCGACTGGATTTCCGCGCTGGAGCGTTCGGTCGCAGCGGTGCCCGCGCCGCCGATCCTCGTGGCGCACAGCCTCGCCTGCCTCCTCGTCGCCCACTGGCAGCAGGCTTCCACGCTGCCGGTCGCCGGCGCGTTCCTCGTCGCGGTCCCGGATCCGCAAGGAGCCGCGTTTCCGAACGAGGCGAAGAGCTTCGCGAACCCGCCGACGGAAGCGTTTCGTTTCCCCTCCCTCATCGTCGCCAGCGCCGATGACCCCTACGGCACCCTCGACTACGCCTGCGCCCGTGCCCGCCAATGGCGAAGCCGCCTCGTCGAAATCGGCGCCCGCGGCCACATCAATGGTGCGAGCGGCCTGGGCGACTGGCCGGAGGGGTCGAGCCTGCTGACGGAGTTTGCCGCGGAATGTGCACCGGAGCGAACTGTCTGA
- a CDS encoding FecCD family ABC transporter permease yields MKTALFILAALLLLCLTVTAGVSLGSAPIPVATVWSIIVAKVAPGSVEVLWSAGRESIVWDVRLPRVALAGIVGAGLAVTGAVLQSVTRNPLADPHLLGVSAGGALGAIVALLHTGLLLGLATVPLFAFAGALGATALVALVTRVLGTGADRLVLSGVAVAFTLTAAGNLLIFLGDPRAVHTVIFWMLGGLGLAQWPHLVYPALALAVSLGWLTVRAREINALAMGDETAMTLGIPVRRFRLMLFIITALLTGVMVAFSGAIGFVGLMIPHFVRLFAGSDNVRVIPLSAFAGALTLILADLVARVVMAPEDMPIGVVTGLAGGLAFIAILKRRG; encoded by the coding sequence GTGAAAACCGCACTTTTCATCCTCGCGGCACTGCTTCTGCTTTGCCTCACCGTCACCGCCGGCGTCTCGCTCGGTTCGGCGCCTATCCCGGTCGCGACCGTCTGGTCGATCATTGTCGCCAAGGTCGCGCCGGGCAGTGTCGAGGTCCTGTGGTCGGCCGGCCGCGAAAGCATCGTCTGGGACGTGCGCCTGCCGCGCGTGGCGCTCGCCGGGATCGTCGGTGCCGGGCTTGCGGTGACCGGCGCGGTGCTGCAATCGGTGACGCGCAACCCGCTTGCCGATCCGCATCTCCTGGGCGTCTCGGCGGGCGGGGCGCTCGGCGCGATCGTCGCGTTGCTCCACACCGGTCTTCTCCTCGGTCTCGCGACGGTGCCGCTCTTTGCCTTCGCCGGCGCGCTCGGCGCCACCGCGCTGGTGGCGCTCGTCACCCGCGTGCTCGGCACCGGCGCCGATCGCCTCGTGCTTTCCGGCGTCGCGGTCGCCTTCACGCTGACGGCGGCCGGCAACCTCCTGATCTTCCTCGGCGATCCGCGCGCCGTGCACACGGTGATCTTCTGGATGCTCGGCGGCCTCGGCCTCGCGCAATGGCCGCATCTCGTCTATCCGGCGCTGGCGCTCGCCGTCTCACTCGGCTGGCTCACAGTCCGGGCGCGCGAGATCAATGCGCTCGCCATGGGCGACGAGACGGCGATGACGCTTGGCATTCCGGTGCGTCGCTTCCGCCTGATGCTCTTCATCATCACTGCGCTGCTCACGGGCGTGATGGTGGCGTTCTCCGGCGCGATCGGCTTCGTCGGCCTGATGATCCCGCATTTCGTCCGCCTCTTTGCCGGCAGCGATAATGTCCGCGTCATCCCGCTCTCCGCCTTTGCCGGCGCGCTCACGCTGATCCTCGCCGACCTCGTCGCCCGTGTCGTCATGGCACCCGAAGACATGCCGATCGGCGTCGTCACCGGCCTTGCCGGCGGCCTCGCGTTCATCGCCATTCTCAAGCGGCGGGGGTGA
- a CDS encoding ABC transporter substrate-binding protein: MNRLLLAAGALVLAAVPALAHPVTVKSCNREVTFDAAPKRAISNDVNLTEMMLALKLQDRMVGYTGVSGWKTLDERLREGVKQLPELAEKYPTKEVLLNADADFYFAGWNYGMKVGGEVTPETLMPLGIKVYELTESCIHIMAKGKPTMEDMFVDLLNLGRIFGVEERAEALVQGYRNELAEITARIKGAERRPVRVFVYDSGEEKPFTSGRYGIPTAMIEAAGGVNIVDDVEKSWTEISWEPVIDRNPEVVVIVNYGEVTADQKIAFMKSNPAFRNVDAVKDDRFVVLEYVEATPGPRNIETIRRLARSFHAEAM; this comes from the coding sequence ATGAACAGACTTCTTCTTGCCGCCGGCGCGCTCGTCCTTGCCGCCGTGCCGGCGCTCGCCCATCCCGTCACCGTCAAGAGCTGCAACCGCGAGGTCACCTTCGATGCCGCGCCTAAGCGGGCGATTTCCAACGACGTCAATCTCACCGAGATGATGCTGGCCTTGAAGCTGCAGGATCGCATGGTCGGCTACACCGGCGTTTCCGGCTGGAAGACGCTGGACGAGCGGCTGCGCGAGGGCGTCAAGCAACTGCCCGAACTCGCGGAAAAATATCCGACGAAGGAAGTGCTGCTGAATGCCGATGCGGATTTCTACTTCGCCGGCTGGAACTACGGCATGAAGGTCGGCGGCGAGGTGACTCCGGAAACGCTGATGCCCCTCGGCATCAAGGTCTATGAGCTGACCGAGAGCTGCATCCACATCATGGCGAAGGGCAAACCGACGATGGAAGACATGTTCGTCGACCTCCTGAACCTCGGCCGCATCTTCGGGGTCGAGGAGAGGGCCGAGGCGCTGGTTCAGGGCTATCGCAATGAGCTCGCCGAGATCACTGCCAGGATCAAGGGAGCCGAGCGGCGGCCAGTGCGCGTCTTCGTCTACGACTCCGGCGAGGAAAAGCCCTTCACCTCCGGGCGCTACGGCATTCCGACCGCGATGATCGAAGCGGCGGGCGGCGTCAACATCGTGGACGATGTCGAGAAGAGCTGGACGGAAATCTCCTGGGAGCCGGTGATCGACCGCAACCCGGAAGTGGTCGTCATCGTCAACTACGGCGAGGTGACCGCAGACCAGAAGATCGCCTTCATGAAGAGCAATCCGGCCTTCAGGAACGTGGACGCGGTGAAGGACGACCGCTTCGTCGTGCTAGAATATGTCGAGGCGACGCCGGGCCCGCGCAACATCGAGACGATCAGGCGGCTGGCGAGGAGTTTTCACGCCGAGGCGATGTGA
- a CDS encoding ABC transporter ATP-binding protein, with the protein MSDKFSSLQRGAGASLRVEGLVWGPRVGLRLVRDIGFSIAPGSRLAIIGPNGAGKTSLLRCLYRAVEPIAGRIEIDGVNLWAMSAREAARTIAVVLQEMPGDFPFSVRDVVMMGRIPRREGISGWSDRDRERVAHALEHLDLAHLARRQFATLSGGEKQRVLIARALAQEPKIIILDEPTNHLDIRHQLEILDLLQTLKLTIVTTLHDINLAAEFATEVAILTEGRLAAFGPPETVLKPSALSAAFGVHATAHGDAAGQVSRFSFTLSRSDAMPVARPSRSTGVIQ; encoded by the coding sequence ATGAGCGACAAATTCAGTAGCTTGCAGCGGGGCGCGGGCGCCAGCCTGCGCGTCGAAGGACTGGTGTGGGGGCCGCGCGTCGGCCTCCGGCTCGTCCGCGATATCGGTTTTTCCATCGCGCCGGGCAGCCGGCTCGCGATCATCGGCCCGAACGGTGCCGGCAAGACCTCGCTGTTGCGCTGCCTCTATCGGGCGGTCGAGCCGATCGCCGGCCGTATCGAGATCGACGGCGTGAACCTCTGGGCGATGAGTGCGCGCGAGGCGGCAAGGACGATTGCGGTCGTCCTGCAGGAAATGCCGGGCGATTTTCCCTTCAGCGTCCGCGACGTGGTGATGATGGGGCGGATCCCGCGTCGCGAGGGGATCAGCGGCTGGAGCGATCGCGACCGCGAGCGGGTGGCGCATGCGCTCGAGCATCTCGACCTTGCCCATCTGGCGCGCCGCCAGTTCGCCACGCTTTCGGGCGGCGAGAAGCAGCGGGTGCTGATTGCCCGGGCGCTTGCCCAGGAACCGAAGATCATCATCCTCGACGAGCCAACCAACCACCTCGACATCCGCCACCAGCTCGAAATCCTCGATCTCCTGCAGACGCTGAAGCTGACGATCGTCACGACGCTGCACGACATCAATCTCGCGGCCGAGTTCGCGACCGAAGTCGCGATCCTGACCGAGGGGCGGCTTGCCGCCTTCGGCCCGCCGGAGACGGTGCTGAAGCCTTCGGCGCTCTCGGCCGCCTTCGGCGTCCATGCCACCGCGCATGGCGATGCTGCGGGCCAGGTTTCCCGCTTTTCCTTCACGCTCTCGCGGTCCGACGCAATGCCCGTCGCGCGACCGTCCCGTTCCACAGGAGTAATCCAATGA
- a CDS encoding DUF1636 family protein: MAKSDFRQHKITLCTDCRFTGGPCRPGAELLAQLNRSVSALGGPLDRDFSIAGTVAMTACTRPCTIAFQATGKATYLFGDISPEEDIDDLVSFAAACAGGEVFDAFPAAAFSANGKGLARVPAALLVSEDTAGLLQ, encoded by the coding sequence ATGGCGAAATCAGACTTCCGACAGCACAAGATAACGCTCTGCACCGATTGCCGCTTCACCGGAGGCCCATGCCGGCCCGGCGCCGAGCTGCTCGCGCAGTTGAACCGCAGCGTTTCAGCGCTCGGCGGGCCGCTCGACCGGGATTTCTCGATCGCCGGCACGGTCGCGATGACCGCCTGCACGCGGCCCTGCACGATAGCCTTCCAAGCGACCGGCAAGGCGACCTATCTCTTCGGCGACATCTCGCCGGAGGAAGACATCGACGATCTTGTCAGCTTCGCCGCCGCCTGCGCCGGGGGCGAGGTGTTTGACGCTTTCCCTGCTGCGGCGTTCAGCGCCAACGGCAAGGGCCTTGCGCGCGTTCCGGCGGCGCTCCTCGTTTCCGAGGACACCGCGGGGCTGCTGCAGTGA
- a CDS encoding LysR family transcriptional regulator: MDSLGSLNAFVQAADNRSFTLAGRHLGVSSSAIGKAVARLEERLGVRLFHRSTRSITLTAEGALFLERCRRIFLEVEAAEHEIAETQGAPRGKLRVSMPLIGMLTMPALSAFMRAYPEIELDLDFSDRIVDVIGEGFDAVVRAGEVSDSRLMIRSLGTFRLMLVGSPDYFAVRGVPRTPEDLKSHACLQHRYATSGKFERWPLRGVERDIELPTTAVVNTIEPLIYMAEQGLGIACLPDVGIRRQLREGTLVSVLDDHVEHSGPFRILWPSSRYLSPKLRVFVDFIAENLFSA; the protein is encoded by the coding sequence ATGGACAGTCTCGGATCGCTCAACGCTTTCGTCCAGGCAGCGGACAACCGCAGCTTCACGCTCGCCGGGCGGCACCTGGGCGTATCGTCGTCGGCAATTGGTAAGGCGGTGGCGCGGCTGGAGGAACGGCTCGGCGTGCGGCTTTTCCATCGCTCGACCCGCTCGATCACGCTGACAGCGGAGGGGGCGCTTTTTCTCGAACGCTGCCGGCGCATCTTTTTGGAGGTCGAAGCGGCGGAGCACGAAATCGCTGAGACGCAGGGCGCGCCGCGCGGCAAGCTGCGCGTCAGCATGCCGCTCATCGGCATGCTGACGATGCCGGCGCTCTCGGCCTTCATGCGTGCCTATCCCGAGATCGAGCTCGACCTCGACTTCAGCGACCGCATCGTCGACGTCATCGGCGAAGGCTTCGACGCCGTGGTACGCGCCGGCGAGGTCAGCGACTCGCGGCTGATGATCCGCTCGCTCGGCACCTTCCGCCTCATGCTCGTCGGCTCGCCCGACTATTTTGCAGTGAGAGGCGTGCCGCGAACTCCGGAAGACTTGAAATCCCACGCCTGCCTGCAGCACCGCTACGCGACCAGTGGCAAGTTCGAGCGCTGGCCGCTCAGGGGCGTGGAGAGGGACATCGAGTTGCCGACGACGGCGGTCGTCAACACCATCGAGCCGCTAATCTACATGGCCGAGCAGGGGCTCGGCATCGCCTGCCTGCCGGATGTCGGCATCCGCCGCCAGCTCCGCGAAGGCACGCTCGTCAGCGTGCTCGACGACCACGTCGAACATTCCGGCCCGTTCCGGATCCTCTGGCCCTCCAGCCGCTACCTGTCGCCGAAACTCCGGGTCTTCGTGGATTTCATAGCGGAGAACCTGTTTTCGGCCTGA
- a CDS encoding polysaccharide deacetylase family protein translates to MSPVSAAPQHHDRFDYSAIIDRPPLSWPGGARVAVWVVPNVEHFLFDRPSSSITQLTAGFVPDVLNYSWRDFGARVGIWRLMEVMDKYRVKGTVALNSDVCEHYPRIIEAGKALGWEWMGHGTNNSTMINGQPEEEERQIVRTVIETIERSTGRKPRGWLSPGLTESHRSLDLLAEAGIEYVANWVNDEQPYPMRVKNGSILSLPYSVEINDFAAFLEQGQSGEAFAQTIRDQFDVLYEDGAQTGRVMAICLHPFLIGHPHRSKHFASALAHITSRREVWLATGGEIADWYKRNYLKN, encoded by the coding sequence ATGTCCCCGGTTTCAGCGGCACCACAGCACCACGACCGTTTCGATTATTCCGCCATCATCGATCGTCCACCGCTAAGCTGGCCGGGCGGCGCAAGGGTTGCGGTCTGGGTCGTGCCCAATGTCGAGCACTTCCTGTTCGACCGGCCCTCGAGTTCCATCACGCAGCTGACCGCCGGCTTCGTGCCCGACGTGCTGAACTATTCGTGGCGCGATTTCGGCGCCCGCGTCGGCATCTGGCGGCTGATGGAGGTCATGGACAAATACCGGGTGAAGGGCACCGTTGCCCTCAACTCCGACGTCTGCGAGCACTATCCGCGCATCATCGAGGCCGGCAAGGCGCTCGGCTGGGAGTGGATGGGCCACGGCACCAACAATTCCACGATGATCAACGGCCAGCCGGAGGAAGAGGAACGCCAGATCGTCAGAACCGTGATCGAGACGATCGAGCGTAGCACCGGAAGGAAGCCGCGTGGCTGGCTAAGCCCGGGCCTCACGGAGTCGCATCGCTCGCTCGACCTGCTCGCCGAAGCCGGCATCGAATATGTCGCCAACTGGGTCAACGACGAGCAGCCCTATCCAATGCGGGTGAAGAATGGCTCGATACTGTCGCTGCCCTACTCGGTCGAGATCAATGACTTTGCCGCATTTCTCGAACAGGGCCAGAGCGGCGAGGCCTTTGCCCAAACGATCCGCGACCAGTTCGACGTGCTTTACGAGGACGGCGCGCAGACGGGGCGCGTGATGGCGATCTGCCTTCATCCGTTCCTGATCGGCCATCCTCACCGCAGCAAGCATTTCGCGAGCGCGCTGGCCCACATCACTTCGCGCCGCGAGGTGTGGCTGGCAACCGGCGGCGAAATCGCCGACTGGTACAAGAGGAACTATTTGAAGAACTGA
- a CDS encoding SLC13 family permease, protein MTAEQWLSLLVIGTMMAFFIWDRFRYDIVACSALMLSIAVGIVPFDHAFDGFSNDIVIIVGSALIVSAGVARSGVVDAAIQRYLPDLTSVRAQLALLVVTVTVLSAFIKNIGALAIMIPVAFQFARRSGVQPSVFLMPMAFGSLIGGLMTQVGTSPNVVVSRMRQDLTGESFSMFDFTPVGASLALVGAVFLLFAYRLVPERKSQQVSVNEAIEITDYTSEAVVAAGSPMIGKPLGNLVKLGDGGAVVLAIFRRGTHLAPLPDAIIEADDILLLEGGPAALDRIVSQAKLRISGDRLPASGNGKAPADLEAVEAVIASGSPLIGMSAQRLALFNNHNINLLAVSRQGERLKQRLGSIRLQAGDIVVLQGMRRDLSPFLQDFGCLPLAQREILLGTIRRATVPLLVLAAAMGATAVGVVPVPVAFFAAALAMVVFRVIPLRDLYRAVDGPILVMLAALIPVSDTLRTTGGSDLIAGWLSGIAADLPPSGALALILIAAMGVTPFLNNAATVLVMAPIAVSFAAALGYKPDAFLMAVAIGAGSDFLTPIGHQCNTLVMGPGGYRFSDYPRLGLPLSLVIVLVAVPMLMWVWPLH, encoded by the coding sequence ATGACCGCCGAACAGTGGCTTTCGTTACTCGTCATCGGCACCATGATGGCCTTCTTCATCTGGGACCGTTTCCGCTACGACATCGTCGCCTGTTCGGCGCTGATGCTGTCTATCGCGGTCGGCATCGTGCCTTTCGACCACGCCTTCGACGGCTTCAGTAATGATATCGTCATCATCGTCGGCAGCGCGCTGATCGTCAGCGCCGGTGTCGCCCGTTCCGGCGTCGTCGACGCGGCGATCCAGCGTTACCTGCCGGACCTGACCTCGGTCAGGGCGCAGCTTGCGCTTCTGGTCGTCACCGTCACGGTGCTTTCCGCCTTCATCAAGAACATCGGGGCGCTGGCGATCATGATCCCGGTCGCCTTCCAGTTCGCCCGGCGGTCGGGTGTCCAGCCCTCGGTCTTCCTGATGCCGATGGCCTTCGGCTCGCTGATCGGCGGGCTCATGACCCAGGTCGGCACCTCGCCCAATGTCGTCGTGTCGCGGATGCGGCAGGACCTGACCGGCGAAAGTTTCAGCATGTTCGATTTTACGCCGGTCGGCGCGTCGCTGGCGCTGGTAGGCGCGGTGTTTCTGCTTTTCGCCTATCGTCTGGTGCCGGAGCGCAAGAGCCAGCAGGTGTCCGTCAACGAGGCGATCGAGATTACCGACTATACGTCCGAGGCGGTCGTCGCGGCCGGTTCGCCGATGATCGGCAAGCCGCTCGGCAACCTCGTCAAGCTCGGCGATGGCGGCGCCGTCGTGCTCGCCATCTTCCGCCGCGGCACGCATCTGGCGCCGCTGCCGGACGCCATCATCGAGGCCGACGATATCCTGCTGCTCGAAGGCGGGCCGGCAGCGCTCGACCGTATCGTCTCCCAGGCGAAGCTCAGGATTTCCGGCGACCGCTTGCCGGCATCCGGCAACGGCAAGGCACCGGCCGATCTCGAGGCGGTCGAGGCGGTGATCGCCAGCGGCTCGCCGCTGATCGGCATGTCGGCGCAACGGCTTGCGCTCTTCAACAATCACAACATCAACCTGCTTGCCGTCAGCCGGCAGGGCGAGCGGCTGAAGCAGCGCCTCGGCAGCATCCGGCTGCAGGCCGGCGACATCGTCGTGCTGCAGGGGATGCGGCGAGACCTGTCGCCCTTCCTGCAGGATTTCGGCTGCCTGCCGCTTGCCCAGCGGGAAATCCTGCTCGGGACCATCCGCCGTGCGACAGTGCCGCTTCTCGTGCTGGCGGCCGCAATGGGCGCGACGGCGGTCGGCGTTGTACCGGTGCCGGTCGCGTTCTTCGCGGCGGCGCTGGCGATGGTCGTCTTCCGAGTCATTCCGCTACGCGACCTCTACCGCGCCGTCGACGGACCGATCCTCGTCATGCTGGCGGCCCTCATTCCTGTCAGCGACACGCTGCGCACCACCGGCGGCTCGGATCTCATTGCAGGCTGGCTTAGCGGCATTGCGGCCGATCTGCCGCCTTCAGGCGCGCTTGCGCTGATCCTCATCGCTGCAATGGGCGTCACGCCGTTTCTGAACAATGCCGCTACCGTGCTCGTCATGGCGCCGATCGCCGTCAGCTTCGCCGCGGCGCTCGGCTACAAGCCGGATGCCTTCCTGATGGCCGTGGCGATCGGCGCGGGCTCGGATTTCCTTACCCCGATCGGCCACCAGTGCAACACGCTGGTCATGGGGCCGGGCGGCTATCGCTTCAGCGACTACCCGCGCCTCGGCCTGCCGCTTTCCCTCGTCATCGTGCTCGTCGCCGTGCCGATGCTGATGTGGGTCTGGCCGCTGCACTAG
- a CDS encoding DUF1515 family protein yields the protein MIDASVHHQLGTLIAEVKNLREDFRRAEERSDASLASTIRRMDDLFERVGVLEGAMSLTKEDIADMKPVTEDVRKWKLMGMGALGVIGIGGAALGVTFADAAKRLLVLLRSV from the coding sequence ATGATTGATGCGAGCGTTCACCACCAGCTTGGGACGTTGATCGCCGAAGTGAAGAACCTGCGCGAGGATTTTCGGCGAGCCGAGGAGCGGTCGGACGCAAGCCTCGCCTCGACGATCCGCCGCATGGACGATCTTTTCGAACGGGTGGGCGTGCTCGAGGGGGCGATGTCGCTTACCAAGGAGGACATTGCCGACATGAAGCCGGTGACCGAGGATGTGCGGAAATGGAAGCTGATGGGAATGGGCGCGCTCGGCGTCATCGGCATCGGCGGCGCTGCGCTGGGGGTGACCTTTGCGGATGCGGCGAAGCGATTGCTCGTGCTGCTCAGGAGCGTGTAG
- a CDS encoding lysozyme family protein, translated as MNKTVPAGAAILLDFIRETEVGRKDRASYDVIYANRQNRLKQPLTTMSFGDVVEAQKAWSKSHGSSAAGAYQFMRATLIGLAKEIPSIEGSDIFTPDLQDRLGFHLLKRRGYPAFVAGELSLVEFGRRLAQEWASLPVLADTTGNEQGVKRGQSYYAGDGLNEALVKPEKVEGVLREVLAAARRPVKPEVPTAPVTHAEAAPAAAAGPASTRKAVARSGRFWTWLLTAGGSVVTALRELNLVTLDWRVQIAILTVIVGFAVYAISSMPVVREALGLK; from the coding sequence ATGAACAAAACCGTGCCTGCCGGCGCGGCGATTCTGCTCGACTTCATTCGGGAAACCGAGGTCGGGCGGAAAGACCGTGCATCCTATGACGTGATCTATGCCAACAGGCAGAACAGGCTGAAGCAGCCGCTGACGACGATGAGCTTCGGCGATGTCGTCGAGGCGCAAAAGGCCTGGTCGAAGAGCCATGGCTCCAGTGCCGCCGGCGCCTATCAGTTCATGCGGGCGACGCTGATCGGCCTTGCGAAGGAAATTCCCTCGATCGAGGGAAGCGATATCTTCACGCCGGATCTGCAGGACCGGCTTGGTTTTCACCTCCTGAAGCGCCGCGGCTATCCGGCGTTTGTGGCTGGCGAATTGTCCCTGGTCGAATTCGGCCGGCGGCTGGCGCAGGAATGGGCGTCGCTTCCGGTCCTCGCCGACACCACGGGCAATGAACAGGGGGTGAAGCGCGGGCAATCCTACTACGCCGGCGATGGGCTCAACGAGGCGCTGGTAAAGCCGGAGAAGGTCGAGGGTGTGCTGCGAGAGGTGCTGGCCGCGGCGCGACGGCCTGTGAAGCCTGAAGTCCCGACAGCGCCAGTCACGCATGCGGAAGCCGCCCCGGCGGCGGCAGCGGGCCCCGCGTCGACGCGCAAGGCCGTCGCGAGATCGGGGCGCTTCTGGACCTGGCTGCTGACGGCCGGCGGCAGCGTCGTTACCGCCCTGAGGGAATTGAATCTCGTGACGCTCGACTGGCGGGTGCAAATCGCGATCCTCACGGTCATCGTCGGCTTCGCCGTCTACGCCATCTCCTCCATGCCGGTCGTGCGGGAGGCGCTGGGTCTCAAGTGA
- a CDS encoding ISAs1 family transposase: MSASAAEARLGLATVTPRAEENEVEAALKVVELLDLTDKIVTADALHCHIHMAQAVFDRRGDYMLALKGNRRHRRRQAEAALAQATPAMAERSERSHSRNEWRRAKVVATPNRAGARSSSLCPHHQPTRRG; the protein is encoded by the coding sequence GTGTCCGCCTCTGCCGCCGAAGCCCGGCTGGGCCTCGCGACGGTGACGCCAAGGGCCGAGGAGAACGAGGTCGAGGCGGCGCTGAAGGTGGTGGAACTGCTTGATCTGACGGACAAAATCGTCACGGCGGACGCGCTCCACTGCCATATCCACATGGCTCAGGCGGTCTTCGACCGGCGTGGCGACTATATGCTCGCGCTGAAGGGCAACCGCCGTCACCGGCGGCGGCAGGCCGAGGCGGCATTGGCGCAAGCGACGCCGGCCATGGCTGAGCGGAGCGAACGCAGCCATAGCCGAAACGAGTGGCGCCGGGCCAAGGTCGTCGCCACACCAAACCGCGCTGGTGCCAGGTCATCAAGCCTTTGTCCGCATCACCAGCCGACGCGACGAGGCTAA
- a CDS encoding transposase family protein, translating to MRGETAISCLEDCFGSLPDPRAGSAKHGLGDLLVMMVAASPRGASTATEFALFAENRKAALSRLIEYDSAPSHDTFSRLLRLMDPAAFGRAFAVFAAGFAQALGASGAARR from the coding sequence TTGAGAGGAGAGACTGCCATTTCCTGCCTGGAAGACTGTTTTGGTTCGCTGCCCGATCCGCGGGCTGGCAGCGCCAAGCATGGGCTTGGCGATCTGCTGGTGATGATGGTGGCCGCCAGCCCGCGCGGGGCGAGCACGGCGACGGAATTCGCGCTGTTCGCTGAGAATCGCAAGGCGGCGCTCTCCCGTCTGATCGAGTATGACAGCGCGCCGAGCCACGACACATTCTCGCGGCTGCTACGGCTGATGGATCCCGCGGCGTTCGGCCGCGCCTTTGCCGTCTTTGCCGCCGGCTTTGCCCAGGCGCTGGGCGCGAGCGGGGCTGCTCGCCGTTGA